The nucleotide sequence TATCGTCATGAGCGTTACAATTTACGCGGGGCACTGACAAGTAGTCTTCTATTATTTTGTTTGGGGGTTTTATTTTGTTTTTATTTGGTTTTGCCCTTTATGTTTCAGTTTTTTGCCAAAGCAGTCCCTTTAGGCGTTAAATTTATGCCTGATATGACTTATGCCCTCGATTTTATTACCCGAATGCTATTACTCTTTGGTTTTTGTTTCCAAGTACCACTTCTCTGTTTAACCCTGGTTCGTTTGGGATGGCTTGATATTCAGGTATTGAAAAAAGTGAGGCCTTACGTCATTGTCGCTGCGTTTACTATAGGCATGCTGTTGACCCCGCCCGACGTTTTATCCCAAATTATGCTGGCTGTTCCTCTTTGCCTTTTATATGAGCTAGGCATTATTTTGGCAAAATACACCCCAAACAAAGTAATTAGTAACTATGATGAGATAGCCAAATAACCCATTTGTTCCAGGTCGGACTAAATAACAAAACAACACTTAAAATAGCAAGCACACTATATCGATTAAGATAGTAAGCAAAATTTCTTACAGGGGCATTAGTGGGTTCTGCTGAAATAAGCCAACAACGGATGGCTACGCAAACCGGCAAATAAAGAAGAATTATAATTTCACTAAAGATCCTTGCTTCCATGAAACTACCAACCAGTAATAAACCAAGAAAATAACACAGGCTAACATAACGAATGGGTCTGTATTGCGGGGGGATAAAGTCATAAAAAGCAAACCAA is from Legionella donaldsonii and encodes:
- the tatC gene encoding twin-arginine translocase subunit TatC — protein: MLSHLLELRKRALHIIITFFSFFLLFFFCANDLFHALISPLINALPKENSLIATQITSPVLTPIKLAGDAAMLCTAPFALLQLWCFVAPGLYRHERYNLRGALTSSLLLFCLGVLFCFYLVLPFMFQFFAKAVPLGVKFMPDMTYALDFITRMLLLFGFCFQVPLLCLTLVRLGWLDIQVLKKVRPYVIVAAFTIGMLLTPPDVLSQIMLAVPLCLLYELGIILAKYTPNKVISNYDEIAK